One window of Bifidobacterium pseudocatenulatum DSM 20438 = JCM 1200 = LMG 10505 genomic DNA carries:
- a CDS encoding acetamidase/formamidase family protein has product MIISKKTSAAPLPFAISHGTLIPMGFSSTLDDALSQSVEHAINMIAAMFEMPRQQVYLLLSAAINFNVTQVVDITPKAFTV; this is encoded by the coding sequence GTGATCATCTCCAAGAAAACGTCCGCAGCCCCTCTGCCATTTGCGATCAGTCATGGCACGCTGATTCCAATGGGTTTCAGCAGTACGCTGGATGACGCATTATCGCAAAGCGTCGAACACGCCATCAATATGATTGCCGCCATGTTCGAGATGCCACGTCAACAAGTGTACCTGCTGCTGTCGGCTGCCATCAACTTCAACGTGACGCAAGTCGTTGATATCACACCAAAGGCGTTCACGGTCTGA
- a CDS encoding IS3 family transposase, whose amino-acid sequence MKMESVHPGHWEERTRDEVLVPVDDCIRWHDHERIKRSLGWMSPVQYRQSQGMAA is encoded by the coding sequence ATGAAGATGGAGTCCGTCCATCCCGGGCATTGGGAGGAACGTACCCGCGACGAGGTGCTCGTCCCGGTCGACGACTGCATCCGTTGGCACGACCACGAGCGCATCAAACGGTCGCTCGGTTGGATGAGTCCGGTACAATACCGTCAGAGCCAGGGAATGGCTGCGTGA
- a CDS encoding histidine-type phosphatase: MAKNHTATKEQRQAGAWRKRGTKSVGGGMLALTSAVVAAAMLATPAALAGEGTARYYSSKQPYVAPASTSYSAIPSRYHLAYTESVARHGSRGLSSYKYDALLALMAQSAAENNYAGFVSPEVGKEFINNVNAITAANVGNGYGMLSGQGAIQHQGIGERIYQRDADLFANAAKQGLRVSYQSSGEPRATESGENFKLGFDQASNGLLANAVVAPNNPADNNSGKNFDKNTTTLYFHKTDNPDGTQKTGEAKERAERYQQFVANDGGIAEAEENVTNDPSMTTASHNLLSQIFTDDFLASIGKEEGQRIWYNTADGTKKGAANCAAGADPAKDANACGDAKKKIASEQDAAMDLYNLYIIAADMEQENTGSHTFNFDQYFQGQHAQEAKTFAWSLDAEDFYEKGPGRAGQDETYRIAQPLLDDFFNAIDTRERAGTAATFRFAHAETIIPFAALLKLPGSQQQASELYTYENNPWRGESVTPMAANVQWDVVVRDGTDVSGQPYQPLVRMLYNEKEIGFNDSCTPIADGSTWYKESELKSCLNGKGTTVDARLTDEEGQPETPGHESTPDDSQKAPGANDANGQRKHPVKSSANGGDAVKLAKTGSNVTPAIVATVVMVSSAIFGGSYARRSRRKA, translated from the coding sequence ATGGCGAAAAACCATACGGCAACAAAGGAACAGCGGCAGGCAGGAGCCTGGCGCAAACGCGGTACCAAATCGGTGGGCGGTGGCATGCTCGCGTTGACAAGCGCTGTAGTGGCAGCGGCCATGCTCGCAACGCCAGCGGCTTTGGCTGGGGAAGGAACCGCCCGGTATTACAGCAGCAAGCAGCCGTATGTTGCGCCGGCGAGCACATCATATTCAGCAATTCCGAGCAGATACCATCTTGCATACACCGAGTCTGTGGCAAGGCATGGCTCGCGTGGCCTGTCGAGCTACAAGTATGACGCTTTGCTGGCACTGATGGCTCAGTCTGCTGCGGAAAACAATTATGCTGGATTCGTTAGCCCAGAGGTTGGCAAGGAATTCATCAACAATGTCAATGCCATTACTGCGGCCAACGTGGGCAACGGGTATGGCATGCTCTCTGGTCAGGGCGCCATACAGCATCAGGGCATTGGTGAGAGAATATACCAGCGTGATGCTGATCTGTTCGCCAATGCCGCAAAGCAGGGACTGCGCGTCTCATACCAGAGCTCGGGTGAGCCTCGTGCAACCGAATCCGGAGAGAATTTCAAACTAGGATTCGATCAGGCTTCCAACGGTTTGCTGGCGAATGCGGTTGTAGCACCGAATAATCCTGCGGATAACAATTCCGGCAAGAATTTCGACAAGAACACCACCACGTTGTATTTCCATAAGACTGATAATCCGGATGGTACGCAGAAAACGGGCGAGGCCAAGGAGCGCGCGGAACGTTACCAGCAGTTCGTCGCGAATGATGGGGGCATCGCCGAAGCTGAGGAAAACGTGACGAACGATCCGTCCATGACCACCGCTTCGCATAATCTGCTCTCTCAAATCTTCACTGACGATTTCCTCGCGTCCATCGGCAAGGAGGAAGGCCAGCGCATCTGGTACAACACGGCTGACGGCACGAAAAAGGGTGCGGCCAATTGCGCTGCTGGCGCCGACCCTGCCAAGGATGCGAACGCGTGCGGTGACGCCAAGAAGAAGATCGCGTCGGAACAGGATGCGGCAATGGATTTGTACAATCTGTACATCATCGCGGCCGATATGGAACAGGAGAACACCGGATCCCACACGTTCAATTTCGACCAGTACTTCCAAGGTCAGCACGCCCAGGAGGCTAAGACGTTTGCTTGGTCGCTTGATGCCGAGGACTTCTATGAGAAGGGACCGGGGCGCGCAGGTCAGGATGAGACCTACCGCATTGCCCAGCCGTTGCTCGACGATTTCTTCAATGCGATCGACACGAGGGAGCGGGCCGGCACCGCCGCGACGTTCCGATTCGCACATGCCGAAACCATTATTCCGTTTGCGGCATTGCTGAAGCTGCCTGGATCGCAGCAGCAGGCGAGTGAACTGTACACGTATGAGAATAATCCGTGGCGTGGCGAAAGTGTGACGCCGATGGCTGCGAATGTGCAGTGGGATGTGGTCGTGCGTGATGGTACGGACGTCTCGGGGCAGCCGTATCAGCCGTTGGTCAGAATGCTGTACAACGAGAAGGAAATCGGATTCAACGATTCCTGCACGCCAATTGCGGATGGTTCGACCTGGTATAAGGAAAGCGAGCTGAAAAGCTGCCTGAATGGTAAGGGAACCACGGTTGATGCCCGACTGACGGATGAGGAAGGTCAGCCTGAAACGCCGGGCCATGAATCGACACCAGATGATTCGCAGAAGGCTCCGGGTGCGAATGATGCGAACGGCCAGCGGAAGCATCCGGTGAAATCGTCCGCGAACGGCGGCGATGCGGTCAAGCTCGCCAAAACCGG